Proteins co-encoded in one Phycodurus eques isolate BA_2022a chromosome 14, UOR_Pequ_1.1, whole genome shotgun sequence genomic window:
- the eif2ak4 gene encoding eIF-2-alpha kinase GCN2 isoform X3 — protein MSGQFFPTETTDDHTVQQQNELEALASIFEEDFQDLRQNDPWKVKRPPEVHLCLRPKSLNHSQECYVTVDLQVKCPTNYPDVPPELELTNVKGLSNDNLQTLQNELTKLAAARCGEVMIYELADHIQGFLSEHNKPPPRSFHEEMLKNLRRQQEARELEEKQRRDQRRKQEEDMEKEIMAEIHRREEEKREEKRRKEIAKQERFESMEQLIPTSVLGKSPPSSCGTPPDITDTKKAVPNRRRNASSTGHRCDTISEDNSHMQERLHFISSTFGELTVLRGRHLGESESLGRNVYNGFEVNSGDFAVIYEWSLRWNKKMGKFFTSQERGKIENCKKQIHAAENEFNSLLRLEHPNLVHFRALNSSEKEDSLVVDLLVEHVPGINLNQSLLNHTPIPLDKLCHYTAQLLAALDYLHSNSVVHKHLGTSSVLLDSEGNVRLTDYSLSKRFSDICKEDIFEQAHVRFSEATAMPTKTGKKGDVWNLGLMLLALSQGKEVKEYPVTVPSNLPADFKDFLHKCVCLNDVDRWTTQQLLDHNFLKPPSPKNQPHFQDSSPEVLAVDFASSVIPRSHILNAPFSPGVQRQFSRYFNEFEELHLLGKGAFGAVIKVQNNLDGCYYAVKRIQVNPASKQFRRIKGEVTLLSRLNHENIVRYYNAWIERSEVPSTGVLSHTDSSEPQSTADKPPPVQKPLPQLNELGLADNVEDIAPPPALSSSVEWSTSIERSSSAKCGRNQSSDEEEDDDEEDDVFGASFLPSDDSISDVIFGNGDDSTDEMSQRESSKRPLSETSESADSDRPFVIVHYLYIQMEYCEKSTLRDTIDQGLHQDQNRLWRLFREILDGLSYIHEQGMIHRDLKPVNIFLDSQDHVKIGDFGLATDHPATVAAGKFEVEESGSAALQKLDPTGNLTGMVGTALYVSPEVQGNTKAMYNQKVDLFSLGIILFEMSYPPMITGAERISVLSQLRAEAIHFPDDYDRYEQGTQRKVIEWLLKHDPVLRPTAQELLKSELLPPPQMEESELHEVLQHTMANINCKAYRSMVGQLFAQINSPVMDFTYDIDLHKGSFNLSSARLQQYVYETITRIFKKHSAVRLQTPLLLPKHRKLCEGSEPACFMDHSGMLVTLPYNLRMAFARYVARNNITHLKRYSIDRVFRPRKLDRAHPRELLECAFDIITSITNSLLPDAETIYTISEIVQEFPALQERNYNIYLNHTSLLKAILLHSGIPEDKLNQASNILCDAMSEKMTKREVEAKFCNFSLSTNSLQVLYKYIEQKGTLKEVAPLLTSLTKQKTAVMQLAKQALKDLEEVTVLLQRLGVKLPVVVNLGLVYKVQHHSGIIFQFVAFIKKRKRTVPDILAAGGRYDHLILEFRGPATTVPVPSAVGASVALDKVCAVVASMEEPPSVSSCDVLVVPVGHSSMSRAISVVQKLWSNVSGDVAGPLPRGWHPVHGHVI, from the exons ATGAGTGGTCAATTCTTTCCCACAGAGACCACAGATGACCACACGGTCCAACAGCAAAATGAGTTGGAGGCGCTCGCATCCATTTTCGAAGAAGACTTCCAGGATCTGCGACAAAATGATCCGTGGAAG GTCAAAAGACCTCCTGAGGTGCACCTCTGTTTGCGCCCTAAAAGCCTGAACCACAGTCAAGAATGTTACGTGACAGTAGACCTTCAGGTCAAATGCCCAACCAACTACCCAGACGT GCCTCCAGAGCTGGAGCTGACGAATGTCAAAGGTCTGTCAAATGATAACCTGCAGACCCTCCAGAATGAACTCACCAAACTGGCAGCGGCACGATGTGGAGAG GTGATGATTTATGAGCTGGCAGATCATATCCAGGGATTCTTGAGCGAGCACAACAAACCTCCTCCGCGCTCCTTCCACGAAGAGATGCTGAAGAATCTTCGCAGACAGCAGGAAGCACGAGAGCTGGAGGAGAAGCAAAGGAGAGACCAACGGCGCAAGCAAGAGGAGGACATG GAAAAAGAAATAATGGCTGAAATCCATCGACGAGAGGAGGAAAAACGAGAGGAAAAGAGGAGAAAGGAGATTGCCAAACAG GAGCGATTTGAGAGTATGGAGCAACTAATCCCTACTAGCGTATTGGGAAAGAGCCCACCCAGTTCATGTGGAACTCCTCCTGACATCACAGACACCAAGAAAGCAGTCCCAAACCGTCGACGGAATGCCTCAAGTACAGGTCACAG ATGTGACACAATCAGTGAAGACAACTCACACATGCAGGAGCGTCTTCACTTCATCAGCAGTACCTTTGGAGAACTCACTGTCCTTAGAGGGAGACATTTAG GAGAGAGCGAGAGTCTTGGCCGGAACGTTTATAATGGGTTTGAGGTGAATTCAGGTGACTTTGCAGTAATTTATGAGTGGTCACTGCGCTGGAACAAGAAAATGGGAAAGTTCTTCACCAGCCAGGAGAGAGGAAAAATTGAGAACTGCAAAAAGCAG ATCCATGCGGCAGAAAATGAGTTCAACTCCCTCCTGCGACTTGAGCACCCAAACCTGGTGCACTTCAGGGCACTGAACTCCAGTGAGAAGGAAGACTCCCTCGTGGTGGACCTGCTGGTTGAGCATGTGCCCGGCATCAACTTGAACCAAAGCCTCCTCAATCACACCCCCATCCCTCTGGACAAACTCTGCCATTATACTGCCCAGCTGCTTGCTGCACTTGACTACCTGCACTCAAACTCTGTGGTCCACAAACATTTGGGGACCTCCAGTGTGCTGTTGGACTCTGAAGGGAACGTTCGATTGACTGATTACAGCTTATCCAAGAGATTCTCTGATATCTGTAAAGAAGATATTTTTGAGCAGGCGCATGTGCGTTTCTCTGAGGCCACTGCAATGCCCACCAAGACTGGCAAAAAGGGGGATGTGTGGAACTTGGGACTGATGCTGCTGGCTCTAAGTCAAGGCAAGGAGGTGAAAGAGTATCCCGTGACAGTGCCCTCCAACCTGCCTGCTGACTTCAAAGACTTCCTCCATAA GTGCGTCTGCCTGAATGATGTTGATCGATGGACAACCCAGCAACTCTTGGACCACAACTTCCTTAAGCCTCCATCACCTAAAAACCAGCCTCACTTCCAGGATAGTAGCCCAGAAG TGCTTGCTGTGGACTTTGCATCATCAGTAATCCCACGTAGCCATATTCTTAATGCTCCATTCAGTCCAGGAGTGCAAAGACAATTTTCTCGCTACTTCAATGAGTTTGAGGAACTTCATCTTTTGGGGAAAGGGGCCTTTGGTGCCGTGATTAAG GTTCAGAATAATCTTGATGGTTGCTACTATGCTGTGAAGCGCATCCAAGTCAACCCTGCCAGCAAGCAATTCAGACGCATCAAAGGCGAAGTGACGCTGCTGTCGCGTCTCAACCATGAGAACATTGTGCGCTACTACAATGCGTGGATCGAGAGGAGTGAAGTGCCATCCACGGGGGTGCTGAGCCACACCGATAGCTCAGAGCCTCAGAGCACTGCTGACAAGCCCCCTCCGGTCCAGAAACCTCTGCCCCAGCTCAATGAGCTGGGCCTTGCTGACAATGTGGAGGACATTGCACCACCTCCAGCCCTGTCTAGCTCAGTGGAATGGTCCACGTCTATTGAAAGGTCTTCCAGTGCTAAATGTGGTCGAAACCAGTCAAgtgatgaagaagaagacgacgatgAGGAGGATGATGTGTTCGGCGCCTCTTTTTT GCCATCAGATGACTCCATCAGCGATGTCATCTTTGGCAATGGCGACGATAGCACAGATGAGATGTCGCAG CGTGAGTCAAGCAAAAGGCCATTGAGTGAAACATCGGAAAGTGCAGACTCTGATCGACCTTTTGTCATAGTGCATTACTTGTACATACAA ATGGAATACTGTGAAAAAAGCACTTTGCGTGACACAATCGACCAAGGTCTGCATCAGGACCAAAATCGTCTCTGGAGGCTCTTCAGGGAAATCCTAGACGGTCTTTCTTACATCCACGAACAG GGGATGATTCACAGAGACCTGAAGCCTGTCAACATCTTCCTTGACTCCCAAGATCATGTTAAAATTGGTGATTTTGGCCTGGCTACGGACCATCCAGCCACTGTG GCTGCAGGTAAATTTGAAGTGGAAGAGAGTGGTTCTGCAGCACTGCAAAAACTGGACCCAACAG GAAACCTGACTGGCATGGTTGGTACAGCCCTCTATGTTAGTCCAGAAGTTCAAGGAAATACCAAAGCTATGTACAATCAA AAAGTTGATTTGTTCAGCCTTGGTATCATCCTTTTCGAGATGTCTTACCCGCCGATGATCACTGGGGCTGAGCGAATTTCTGTCCTGAGCCAACTCCGTGCA GAGGCCATTCACTTCCCTGATGACTACGATAGATATGAGCAAGGAACGCAG AGGAAGGTGATAGAGTGGCTTCTGAAGCATGACCCTGTACTGCGGCCCACTGCCCAGGAGCTGCTCAAGAGTGAACTGCTGCCTCCACCCCAGATGGAGGAGTCCGAGCTGCATGAAGTGTTACAGCACACAATGGCCAATATCAACTGCAAAGCTTACCGCAGCATGGTGGGACAGTTGTTTGCTCAGATTAATTCACCAGTTATGGATTTCACCTACGACATAGACCTTCATAAG GGCAGCTTCAACCTCAGCAGCGCCAGATTGCAGCAGTATGTGTATGAGACAATCACCAGGATTTTCAAGAAGCACA GTGCAGTGCGCCTGCAGACACCGCTGCTGCTTCCCAAACACAGGAAGCTCTGTGAAGGCAGCGAGCCGGCCTGTTTCATGGACCACAGTGGTATGCTGGTGACGCTGCCCTACAACCTTCGT ATGGCGTTTGCAAGATATGTCGCCCGAAACAACATAACACATCTAAAGAG GTACAGCATTGATCGCGTCTTTCGGCCCAGGAAGCTGGATCGCGCTCACCCAAGGGAGCTTCTCGAGTGTGCCTTTGACATCATCACATCCATCACCAACAGCCTGCTCCCAGATGCCGAGACCATTTACACCATCTCTGAAATAGTCCAGGAATTCCCTGCACTTCAG GAGAGGAATTACAACATTTACCTGAACCATACGAGTTTGCTGAAGGCCATCCTGCTTCACAGCGGAATCCCAGAGGACAAACTGAACCAGGCCTCCAACATACTATGTGATGCCATG AGTGAAAAGATGACCAAACGTGAAGTAGAAGCAAAGTTCTGCAACTTTTCATTGTCGACAAACAGT TTGCAGGTGTTGTACAAGTACATAGAACAGAAGGGAACTCTGAAAGAAGTGGCACCATTGCTGACTTCACTCACCAAGCAGAAGACGGCTGTCATGCAGCTGGCCAAGCAGGCCCTCAAGGACCTGGAGGAGGTCACGGTGCTGCTTCAGAGACTTGGAGTGAAACTGCCA GTGGTAGTCAATTTAGGTTTAGTGTACAAGGTGCAGCACCACTCTGGGATCATCTTCCAGTTTGTGGCCTTCATCAAGAAGCGCAAACGGACTGTACCAGATATACTGGCCGCTGGAGGACGCTACGACCACCTG ATCCTGGAATTTCGTGGGCCCGCAACCACTGTGCCAGTGCCCTCTGCGGTAGGTGCCAGCGTGGCGTTGGACAAAGTCTGTGCTGTGGTGGCTAGCATGGAGGAGCCA CCATCCGTAAGCTCTTGTGATGTCCTTGTGGTCCCAGTTGGACATTCGTCTATGTCCAGAGCCATCAGTGTTGTCCAGAAGCTGTGGAGCAATG